A single region of the Pontibacter kalidii genome encodes:
- a CDS encoding efflux RND transporter permease subunit, translated as MKQKMNIIEAAMKYKQITLVVTGLLLLLGTYALLNMPRAENPKIDMPLAMVVAIYPGADELQTEQQVTNKIEQYLFSFEEVDKKKTVSQTKDGQVFITVYLHTSVQDRKKFWGTLQHGLNTSLRANLPQGVIGPIVDSNFGDVTAQIITLSSQTRSYAELEEYMDKLEDGLKVIPTVSKINRSGGQKQQIYVTLNDNKIRQFGFDISNIIQTLQGQNVTSYSGEVTMGAHTIPVHTNGQFKTEADIANQMVYTTPQGNVVRLKDVATIKRRYEEVSSYVRMGDLKTMVLSIEMQPGNNIVQFGQVVEEKLAGIQSTFPDDIKIDTIVSQPELVGDSISHFLKEFAMAIIAVIAVVMLLLPIRVAAVASLAAPISILITFGIINIIGIELHQVTLAALIIVLGMVVDNAIVVVDNYIEKLDEGITPWTGAWQAAQQLSLPIFTATLAIIFAFAPLALFMDGIAKDFIAALPITVAVALIVSMLVALLLTPYTCYVFIKKGLKHKMDERTVRRKSMLDYLQKGFNVGVEAAFRWPKTTIGGAALAVVLALVLAGKVEQEFFPLSETKQFNAEIWMPLGTSLEETDKVAKRVEAELKKDKRVLKTATFVGTSSPRFNISYAPEMPRTSYAQIFVIAENSDAVNDLVKEYLPKFQGFVPDGNINLRQLSMQEGAPIAVRIIGENINDQKQVAEQVKAILEKTKGTNWVRTDYMNDYFGLSLKPKEDAAMRLGVPNQVITQTLGAGLKGFAVTQIWEGDKPVDVFLRLSANNRDNYNDIANLTINTMHGGKVPLKEVADLTPAWHTGVIAHRNGLRTLTVLSEAQLGVKASVILKEAQPQIEKLQLPDGIRIEYGGDAESSAENAPGMAMALGTSLILILLTLLFQFKTFGKALIILATFPLSLLGAFLGLYLTGNPMGMTAFMGIISLIGIVVRNGIILVDYADELVLDHGYTIKAAALAAAKRRMRPIFLTSAAAAVGVVPMIIGKSPMWAPLGSVLASGLIVSMILTLFVVPVLYFLFVKPRKEEDLNMTGAEEIQYKPSHHHA; from the coding sequence ATGAAACAAAAAATGAATATCATAGAAGCGGCTATGAAATACAAGCAGATTACGCTTGTAGTAACCGGTTTGCTTTTATTGCTGGGTACCTACGCCCTGCTGAACATGCCCCGGGCTGAAAACCCTAAAATTGATATGCCTTTAGCCATGGTAGTGGCTATTTACCCTGGCGCCGATGAATTACAAACTGAACAACAGGTAACCAACAAAATAGAACAATACCTGTTTTCTTTTGAAGAAGTAGATAAAAAGAAAACGGTTTCCCAGACCAAAGATGGGCAAGTCTTTATTACCGTATACCTGCACACGTCGGTGCAAGACCGCAAGAAATTCTGGGGTACATTGCAACACGGTTTAAATACAAGCCTCCGCGCCAATTTACCCCAGGGCGTTATCGGGCCCATTGTAGACAGTAATTTTGGGGATGTTACCGCTCAAATCATCACCTTGTCTTCCCAAACCCGCAGCTATGCGGAACTGGAGGAATACATGGATAAGCTGGAAGATGGACTAAAGGTAATTCCTACGGTGTCCAAAATTAATCGGTCAGGGGGGCAAAAGCAACAAATCTATGTTACCCTGAATGATAATAAGATCCGCCAGTTTGGTTTTGATATTTCCAACATTATCCAAACCCTGCAAGGCCAGAATGTTACCAGCTATTCCGGGGAGGTAACCATGGGAGCCCACACGATTCCCGTACATACCAATGGTCAGTTTAAAACGGAAGCAGATATTGCCAACCAGATGGTGTACACCACCCCGCAAGGAAATGTGGTGCGTCTGAAAGATGTAGCCACAATTAAACGCCGGTACGAAGAAGTAAGCTCCTACGTTCGCATGGGGGACTTAAAAACCATGGTGCTTTCCATTGAAATGCAGCCGGGTAATAACATTGTGCAGTTCGGGCAGGTGGTAGAAGAGAAACTAGCCGGTATACAAAGCACCTTTCCGGATGATATTAAAATTGATACCATTGTAAGCCAGCCGGAACTCGTTGGGGACAGCATCTCACATTTCCTGAAAGAGTTTGCCATGGCCATTATAGCTGTTATTGCGGTAGTGATGCTACTATTGCCAATCCGGGTAGCAGCCGTAGCCTCGCTGGCGGCACCCATTTCCATCCTTATTACTTTTGGTATTATCAATATAATAGGGATAGAGTTGCACCAGGTAACCCTTGCCGCTTTGATTATTGTGTTGGGCATGGTGGTAGACAATGCGATTGTGGTAGTAGATAATTACATCGAAAAACTAGACGAAGGCATTACTCCCTGGACAGGAGCCTGGCAGGCAGCTCAACAGCTATCGCTTCCTATTTTTACTGCCACCCTAGCTATTATATTCGCTTTCGCCCCGCTTGCATTATTCATGGATGGCATTGCTAAAGATTTTATTGCAGCACTACCAATAACCGTTGCTGTTGCTTTGATTGTATCTATGCTGGTGGCACTGTTATTAACGCCCTATACCTGCTATGTATTTATCAAAAAAGGGTTAAAACATAAAATGGACGAACGTACTGTAAGGCGTAAATCCATGCTTGATTATTTACAAAAAGGCTTCAATGTCGGTGTGGAAGCAGCATTCCGCTGGCCTAAAACAACAATTGGTGGAGCGGCTCTCGCGGTGGTATTGGCTTTGGTGCTGGCCGGTAAAGTGGAACAGGAGTTTTTCCCCTTGAGCGAAACCAAGCAATTCAATGCCGAGATATGGATGCCATTGGGTACCTCTTTGGAGGAGACCGATAAAGTAGCCAAAAGAGTAGAAGCAGAACTAAAGAAGGATAAACGCGTTCTGAAAACCGCCACTTTCGTGGGTACCAGTTCGCCCCGTTTTAATATTTCTTACGCCCCGGAAATGCCCCGGACCAGCTACGCCCAGATTTTTGTTATCGCTGAAAATTCGGATGCTGTTAATGATCTGGTAAAAGAATATCTGCCCAAGTTCCAAGGTTTCGTGCCGGATGGCAACATCAACCTGCGCCAGTTAAGTATGCAGGAAGGTGCGCCCATAGCTGTCCGCATTATTGGCGAAAATATAAACGATCAGAAACAAGTAGCAGAGCAGGTAAAAGCCATTCTGGAAAAAACCAAAGGGACCAACTGGGTAAGAACCGACTACATGAACGACTATTTTGGCTTGTCGCTCAAACCGAAAGAAGATGCGGCAATGCGTTTAGGCGTTCCGAACCAGGTTATAACGCAAACGTTGGGTGCCGGCTTAAAAGGATTTGCTGTTACCCAGATTTGGGAAGGGGATAAGCCGGTTGATGTATTCCTCCGCCTGTCTGCTAACAATCGTGATAATTACAATGATATAGCAAACCTGACCATCAATACGATGCACGGGGGAAAAGTACCATTGAAAGAAGTTGCCGATCTGACCCCTGCGTGGCATACCGGCGTAATTGCCCACCGCAATGGCCTGCGTACCCTGACGGTTTTATCGGAGGCCCAGCTAGGGGTAAAAGCTTCGGTTATTCTGAAAGAAGCACAGCCGCAGATTGAGAAGCTGCAACTGCCGGATGGAATACGCATTGAATACGGTGGTGATGCCGAGTCGAGCGCCGAAAATGCCCCAGGCATGGCCATGGCTTTGGGAACCAGCCTTATCCTGATTCTGCTGACCCTCTTGTTCCAATTTAAGACATTTGGTAAGGCCCTGATTATCCTGGCTACCTTCCCACTAAGTTTATTAGGTGCTTTCCTTGGCTTGTATCTAACAGGTAACCCAATGGGTATGACCGCTTTTATGGGCATAATCAGTCTTATAGGCATTGTGGTCCGCAACGGTATCATTCTGGTAGATTATGCCGATGAGCTGGTGCTGGACCATGGATACACCATTAAAGCAGCGGCTTTAGCGGCGGCTAAACGCCGGATGCGCCCCATCTTCCTAACTTCTGCGGCGGCGGCAGTAGGAGTAGTGCCCATGATTATCGGCAAATCCCCGATGTGGGCGCCGCTGGGCAGCGTGCTGGCCTCGGGCCTTATCGTATCCATGATCCTGACCCTTTTTGTGGTACCGGTTCTGTACTTTCTATTTGTAAAGCCTAGAAAAGAGGAGGATTTGAATATGACAGGAGCAGAAGAAATCCAATACAAGCCTTCCCATCACCATGCTTAG
- a CDS encoding efflux RND transporter periplasmic adaptor subunit, producing the protein MFNNTRTDRRIASSVLTLMVGLALSSCGKDEPKQLVQVVPKVSVKEISAIAQQQELIYSGNIEPENTAHIGFAVPGVVNNIHVVEGQRVTKGELLASIDASEYVNALAIANAQLEQAEDMYSRLDGLYKKGSLPEKDYIDIKTKVAQARANKSINAKRIKDSRLYAPITGIISAKMVERGSTAAPGVPAFTIIKTDQVYARISVPESEVGAISNGMSSAVYVPTLEDTIHGNITIINPQADPVSKTYAVKIKLLNPDGKLLPGMLAEAKIQTGKAVNVIAIPAPSVVRDADGLTYVFVTNDQNKAIRRRVTTSNVTGNNEVIISQGLTAGDKVVVAGQTRLKDGSTVTF; encoded by the coding sequence ATGTTCAATAACACAAGAACAGATCGAAGAATAGCTTCTTCAGTCCTTACCTTGATGGTAGGTCTTGCTCTATCTTCCTGCGGAAAAGACGAACCTAAACAACTGGTTCAGGTAGTGCCAAAAGTTTCGGTTAAAGAGATTTCAGCAATTGCCCAGCAACAGGAGCTAATCTATTCTGGTAATATAGAACCAGAAAATACAGCCCATATTGGCTTTGCTGTTCCAGGTGTTGTTAACAATATCCATGTAGTGGAAGGGCAACGTGTTACGAAGGGAGAATTATTGGCATCTATTGATGCATCGGAGTATGTAAATGCCTTAGCTATTGCCAATGCTCAGTTGGAGCAGGCAGAAGACATGTACAGCCGCCTAGATGGCCTTTATAAGAAGGGAAGCCTTCCGGAAAAAGATTATATTGATATTAAAACAAAAGTTGCGCAAGCGAGAGCAAACAAAAGTATTAACGCTAAACGCATCAAGGATAGCAGGTTGTATGCCCCAATAACAGGTATCATAAGCGCTAAAATGGTGGAGCGGGGTAGTACGGCAGCTCCCGGCGTACCCGCTTTTACCATTATTAAAACCGATCAGGTATATGCCCGGATTTCGGTTCCGGAGAGTGAGGTTGGAGCTATAAGCAATGGCATGAGTAGCGCCGTCTATGTTCCTACCCTAGAGGATACCATTCATGGGAATATAACTATTATTAATCCGCAGGCCGATCCGGTTTCTAAAACCTACGCTGTTAAGATAAAGCTGCTTAACCCTGATGGCAAGCTACTGCCCGGCATGCTGGCGGAGGCAAAAATTCAAACTGGCAAAGCAGTAAATGTTATTGCTATTCCGGCACCGTCTGTGGTGCGGGATGCCGACGGCCTAACCTATGTATTTGTAACTAACGATCAAAATAAAGCTATTCGCAGGCGTGTTACTACGAGCAATGTCACTGGCAATAACGAAGTAATTATCTCCCAGGGTTTAACCGCCGGGGACAAAGTGGTGGTAGCAGGCCAAACCCGTCTCAAAGATGGCTCTACAGTCACTTTCTAA
- a CDS encoding TetR/AcrR family transcriptional regulator, producing the protein METELSTEERIKEAAKKVFLEKGFDGTTTRDIAREAGLSIAMMNYYFRSKEKLFNIVYEELIREYFQSTLDIMDKPGDLKQKLSALVDNFFNLFKKNRRLSTFINYELKRNPDHLLKTFDIGPLVKKSLFIQQLQDAINKGEIRAINSDHVLFLLLPNVQFLYENDELNKKILLMDEADYDQFAQEHLQIVKEMIFGHLFLDN; encoded by the coding sequence GTGGAAACTGAATTATCAACAGAAGAACGGATCAAGGAGGCAGCCAAGAAAGTTTTCCTGGAGAAAGGTTTTGATGGCACCACTACCCGCGATATAGCCCGGGAAGCCGGCCTTAGTATTGCTATGATGAATTATTATTTCCGTAGCAAAGAAAAACTGTTCAACATAGTTTATGAAGAGTTGATAAGGGAATACTTTCAATCCACGCTGGACATTATGGACAAACCAGGGGATTTGAAGCAAAAACTATCTGCTTTAGTCGACAATTTTTTTAATCTATTTAAAAAGAACCGTCGGTTATCTACTTTCATAAATTATGAGTTAAAGAGAAACCCAGATCACTTGCTGAAGACATTTGATATAGGGCCCCTGGTAAAAAAATCGTTATTTATACAGCAACTTCAGGATGCAATCAATAAAGGAGAAATACGGGCAATAAATTCTGATCATGTATTATTTCTACTGCTTCCTAATGTTCAGTTTTTATACGAAAATGACGAACTAAACAAAAAGATTCTCCTAATGGACGAAGCTGATTATGATCAGTTTGCTCAAGAGCATTTACAAATAGTTAAGGAAATGATTTTTGGCCATTTGTTCTTGGATAATTGA
- a CDS encoding calcineurin-like phosphoesterase family protein — translation MKKGILLGGMLLLSLGAQAQSTVTGYVFEDANGNGKKERREPGVGQVAVTNGREVVLTDQKGKYTLPVGQDNIISVIKPSDYRVPLNGENLPQFYYIHKPAGSPELKFKGVAPTGKLPKSVDFALVPAREDESFSALLFGDPQPYNLQEVDYFARGIVSEVEGVKGVAFGLSLGDLVGDNLSLFNPYIAAVQKVGIPWYNLLGNHDLDFDAAADSLSDETFEAHFGPANYAFNYGKVHFIVLDDVLYPDPRDGKGYWGGFRKDQLDFVENDLRHVPKDHLVVLAFHIPISESGGGDAFRDEDRQRLFDLLKDFPHTLSLSAHTHLQRQDFFFKEDGWRQEKPHHHYNVGTTSGDWYSGRLDEKGLPESTMRDGTPKGYAFLRFEGNRYVIDYKVAGRPQEHQMEVFAPKVVEQGRNTSAGIYANFFMGSEQDTVMYRVDGGEWKAMSYEEDYDPSFLGRLHVWDYTEELLPGRRPSNAVRSTHLWRGRIPAKLEVGEHTIEVKVTDMFGRVFTQKGTYRIEARKEVQ, via the coding sequence ATGAAAAAAGGAATCCTATTAGGGGGTATGCTACTCCTGAGTCTTGGGGCGCAGGCGCAGTCGACCGTTACGGGCTATGTGTTTGAGGACGCCAACGGCAACGGGAAAAAGGAGCGGCGCGAACCGGGCGTGGGCCAGGTGGCCGTCACCAACGGCCGGGAGGTCGTGCTCACAGACCAGAAGGGGAAATACACCCTGCCCGTGGGCCAGGACAACATCATCTCCGTGATCAAGCCCAGCGACTACCGGGTTCCCCTTAACGGGGAGAACCTGCCCCAATTCTACTACATCCACAAGCCTGCGGGCTCCCCGGAGCTGAAGTTCAAGGGCGTGGCGCCCACCGGCAAGCTGCCTAAGTCTGTTGACTTTGCCCTGGTGCCGGCCAGGGAGGATGAGTCGTTTTCGGCCCTCCTGTTCGGCGACCCCCAGCCCTACAACCTGCAGGAGGTGGACTACTTCGCCCGGGGCATCGTCTCAGAGGTGGAGGGCGTCAAGGGTGTGGCCTTCGGCCTGAGCCTGGGCGACCTGGTGGGTGACAATCTCTCGCTCTTCAACCCCTACATCGCAGCGGTTCAGAAGGTGGGCATCCCCTGGTACAACCTGCTGGGTAACCACGACCTGGATTTCGATGCGGCGGCAGACTCGCTCTCGGACGAGACCTTTGAGGCCCACTTCGGCCCGGCCAACTACGCCTTCAACTACGGCAAGGTGCACTTCATTGTGCTCGACGACGTGCTCTACCCCGACCCGCGCGACGGGAAAGGCTACTGGGGTGGCTTTCGGAAGGACCAGCTGGATTTCGTGGAGAATGACCTGCGGCACGTGCCCAAGGACCACCTGGTGGTACTGGCCTTCCACATCCCCATCAGCGAGTCTGGTGGCGGGGATGCCTTCAGGGATGAGGACAGGCAGCGGCTTTTCGACCTGCTGAAGGACTTCCCCCACACGCTCTCGCTGTCGGCCCACACGCACCTGCAGCGGCAGGACTTCTTCTTCAAGGAGGATGGCTGGCGTCAGGAGAAGCCCCACCACCATTACAACGTGGGCACGACCTCGGGTGATTGGTACTCCGGGCGCTTGGACGAGAAGGGCCTGCCGGAGTCTACCATGCGTGACGGCACCCCTAAGGGCTACGCCTTCCTCAGGTTCGAGGGGAACAGGTACGTGATTGACTACAAGGTGGCCGGCCGGCCGCAGGAGCACCAGATGGAGGTGTTCGCCCCCAAGGTGGTGGAGCAAGGCAGAAATACATCGGCAGGCATCTATGCCAACTTCTTCATGGGCAGTGAGCAGGATACGGTCATGTACAGGGTCGATGGTGGAGAGTGGAAGGCGATGAGCTATGAGGAAGACTACGACCCATCTTTCCTGGGCAGGCTGCACGTGTGGGACTACACTGAGGAGTTGTTGCCAGGAAGAAGACCCTCCAACGCCGTGCGCTCCACTCACTTGTGGCGGGGCAGAATTCCCGCCAAACTGGAAGTAGGGGAACACACCATCGAGGTGAAGGTTACCGACATGTTCGGCAGGGTCTTCACCCAAAAAGGCACCTACCGGATAGAGGCAAGGAAAGAGGTGCAATAA
- a CDS encoding PA14 domain-containing protein — MKYSILLLLAGLLTIHEAKAQSQADFTHDVKGEAFPWTHTDFKNKPENFSFAIVADRTNGHRIGVFRSAMEKVNDLQPEFVLSVGDLIEGYTTDTVELRRQWNEFNGLLKPLQMPFFRVPGNHDVSNDVQKALWAKQFGRDYYHFIYKDVLFLILNSTDGDGVPFSEQQLTYAEKTIQNNPNVRWTFVLMHHPVWNKREENGFYRVEKALADRKFTVIAGHTHRYMASVHNDRNYYVLATTGGSTRLRGYEFGETDHISWVTMTDQGPSLVNLELEGILKDNFSNERTRQLGTTLAGDAAFKPVVLLPAAGGAGEGRVYLDLRNNADLPLQVETRFFQHPSLHVSGNPGKVTLPKGAQQQLALGLRPIGNNGPVAGDTLHMQYSYQYVSDEQGLPHLAGTFDLPVKATAPEIIERSMPVFTSSKQVEIKHDFEGAKVVYTLDESEPGPDSKVYDKPFTINRSTTVKAKLITEKGDAASLPESATFEKLAFMKPEKVRKKDVTKGLKYTYYEGSFKKVPDFSTLKPIKAGVLKSFDLDAVKQRANQFAVLIEGYVEIEEDDLYTFFLTSDDGAKLFIGDQLIVDNDGSHSARMRKGYSALRKGLHPFRIEYFEDFDGELIQLEYAGEGKARKEVPFNNFYRSK; from the coding sequence ATGAAGTATAGCATACTACTGCTTTTGGCAGGATTATTAACAATACATGAGGCAAAGGCACAGTCACAAGCTGACTTTACGCACGATGTGAAGGGTGAAGCATTCCCGTGGACGCATACGGACTTCAAAAATAAGCCCGAGAATTTCAGTTTTGCTATCGTGGCAGACAGGACCAACGGGCACCGGATCGGTGTGTTCCGAAGTGCTATGGAGAAAGTAAATGACCTGCAGCCGGAATTCGTGCTCAGTGTGGGCGATCTGATAGAAGGATACACCACCGACACGGTGGAGTTGCGAAGACAATGGAACGAATTTAACGGTTTGTTGAAACCCCTGCAAATGCCTTTCTTCCGGGTGCCTGGTAACCACGATGTGTCCAATGATGTACAAAAGGCGCTGTGGGCAAAGCAGTTTGGCCGCGACTACTACCATTTCATATACAAGGATGTCCTGTTCCTGATCCTCAACTCAACTGATGGAGATGGAGTGCCCTTTAGCGAGCAGCAGCTAACCTATGCTGAGAAAACCATCCAGAACAACCCGAACGTACGCTGGACCTTCGTGCTGATGCACCACCCGGTCTGGAACAAGCGGGAGGAGAATGGTTTCTACAGAGTGGAGAAAGCATTGGCTGATCGGAAGTTTACTGTTATCGCCGGACACACTCACCGCTACATGGCCTCGGTACATAACGATCGTAACTACTATGTGCTGGCAACGACTGGGGGGAGCACCCGCCTTCGGGGTTATGAGTTTGGGGAAACAGACCACATCAGTTGGGTCACGATGACAGATCAGGGGCCGTCGCTGGTTAACCTGGAGCTCGAAGGTATCCTGAAAGACAATTTCTCTAACGAGCGGACCCGCCAGTTGGGCACTACCCTAGCCGGAGATGCAGCCTTCAAACCGGTAGTGCTACTGCCGGCTGCAGGAGGGGCAGGAGAGGGAAGGGTGTATCTGGACCTTCGCAATAACGCAGACCTGCCACTACAGGTAGAGACCCGCTTTTTCCAGCATCCGTCGCTGCATGTTTCCGGAAACCCTGGGAAAGTTACGCTGCCAAAGGGAGCACAGCAGCAACTGGCTTTGGGGCTTCGGCCCATCGGCAACAACGGCCCCGTAGCAGGCGATACGCTACACATGCAGTACAGTTATCAGTATGTTTCCGACGAGCAAGGTTTGCCGCATCTGGCAGGAACTTTTGATCTACCGGTAAAAGCAACTGCCCCGGAGATCATTGAAAGAAGTATGCCTGTATTCACCTCCTCCAAGCAAGTAGAGATAAAGCATGACTTTGAAGGTGCTAAGGTCGTGTATACCCTGGACGAGAGTGAGCCGGGGCCTGACTCTAAAGTATACGACAAGCCATTTACCATCAATCGCAGCACCACAGTTAAAGCAAAGCTGATTACCGAAAAGGGAGACGCTGCAAGCTTGCCTGAGTCTGCAACATTTGAAAAACTTGCTTTCATGAAGCCTGAGAAGGTGCGAAAGAAAGACGTGACAAAGGGCTTGAAGTATACGTACTATGAAGGCAGCTTCAAAAAAGTGCCGGATTTCTCTACCTTGAAACCGATCAAAGCGGGTGTTTTAAAAAGCTTTGACCTGGATGCGGTTAAACAGCGGGCGAATCAGTTCGCAGTACTTATTGAGGGGTATGTGGAGATTGAGGAAGACGATCTGTATACTTTCTTCCTGACGTCAGACGACGGTGCCAAGCTCTTTATTGGAGATCAACTTATTGTAGATAACGATGGCTCGCACAGTGCCAGGATGAGAAAGGGGTATTCTGCCCTGAGGAAAGGGCTGCATCCTTTCCGCATTGAGTATTTCGAGGATTTTGATGGCGAGTTGATCCAATTGGAATATGCTGGAGAGGGAAAGGCACGGAAAGAAGTACCATTCAATAATTTCTATAGGAGCAAGTAA
- a CDS encoding glycerophosphodiester phosphodiesterase, whose product MMRHIAILALLLSLLVPDALAQKAKKQDKTNYHLIAHRGGVVDSTSAENSLAALQKAADKGYYMVELDLRLTKDSVLIIHHDRNFKRYYGVDTPVGEMTWDEVSQLVGDRGNSVLKFEEALKFCSENGLEVMVDNKIRGNDTTLFTGVVDLLKQYNLHTNALMIGTEESTEFFTGKIKLSCTRKQLEDNMKKPGYKPSHYYLFSGNISKEEAKWASKNKIMAVGAINAWGMKSADKMEEARERANALKASGVKYFQIDSIFDVFFQ is encoded by the coding sequence ATGATGAGACACATAGCGATACTTGCCTTGCTTTTATCCCTGCTTGTGCCTGATGCCCTTGCGCAGAAAGCTAAAAAACAGGATAAAACCAACTACCACCTCATCGCGCACCGCGGGGGAGTGGTAGACAGTACCTCTGCCGAGAACAGCCTGGCGGCGCTGCAAAAAGCAGCAGATAAGGGCTATTACATGGTAGAACTAGACCTTCGGCTAACCAAAGACAGTGTGCTGATCATTCACCACGACCGGAATTTTAAACGCTATTACGGCGTGGATACCCCGGTTGGGGAAATGACCTGGGACGAGGTGAGCCAGTTGGTAGGTGACAGAGGCAACAGCGTGCTGAAGTTTGAGGAAGCGCTGAAGTTTTGCAGCGAGAATGGGCTTGAGGTAATGGTAGACAACAAGATCAGGGGAAATGATACAACCCTGTTTACGGGAGTGGTCGACCTGCTGAAGCAGTACAACCTACATACCAATGCCCTGATGATCGGTACGGAGGAATCCACGGAGTTTTTCACCGGTAAGATCAAGCTGAGTTGTACCCGGAAGCAACTGGAGGATAATATGAAGAAGCCTGGTTACAAGCCCTCTCATTACTATCTTTTTTCCGGTAACATCTCCAAGGAGGAAGCTAAATGGGCCAGCAAAAATAAAATCATGGCAGTCGGTGCCATCAACGCATGGGGGATGAAGTCGGCTGATAAAATGGAGGAGGCCCGCGAGCGTGCCAATGCACTTAAGGCGTCCGGGGTAAAATACTTCCAGATCGACTCGATTTTCGATGTCTTCTTCCAATAA
- a CDS encoding RagB/SusD family nutrient uptake outer membrane protein yields the protein MKRYILVLLSAITLAGTACEERLDLEPQGAPSSANFWKTEEDAIAGVNSIYALYSSNSMYGSGAFWYVNASDDISTKATGNADRYKYFQLDGNESETRSVWSIHYQAMKRANDAIRNIPSIPMEEKMKKRLLGEAYFNHAVMHLELAYRYGDHRAGIPIQNRENPEDIYIPRAKSVADNYAYIVADLQKAAELLPFFSELNKSDYGRAHNTAAWAYLARTYLYAKDWENTVKYADLVINSGQHRLLENYADVFTIASNWSPEYIWSVTNSAQFPNSVGSIFPGIMLEDKGWGLYNGWGQIYPTKELVDSFEPNDERKAVTILETGDKFMFFGEERTYNVGAFKVSASNRSGYQFNKYMEPYSYPNPTGTYINANGNRPTTAMNVPLLRYADVILMKAEALLMLGRNADTEINQIRERAGLEPIAGATMEDLKRERRSEFAGEWTDRHWDLVRWGDAQKVYAQPLHHADGHVIYEGRSFNPSVHHVWPIPPDEIRASKGTLTQNEGW from the coding sequence ATGAAACGATACATTCTTGTCTTGCTGTCTGCCATTACCCTGGCAGGCACTGCCTGCGAAGAGCGGCTTGATTTGGAGCCACAGGGAGCTCCCTCTTCCGCCAACTTTTGGAAAACAGAGGAAGATGCCATTGCAGGTGTAAACAGTATTTACGCTTTGTACAGTAGCAACAGCATGTATGGGTCCGGTGCTTTCTGGTATGTTAACGCCAGCGACGACATCAGCACCAAGGCAACCGGAAACGCCGACCGCTATAAGTACTTCCAGCTGGATGGCAATGAGTCGGAGACCAGAAGCGTCTGGTCAATCCACTACCAGGCCATGAAGCGTGCTAACGACGCTATCCGCAATATCCCGTCTATCCCGATGGAAGAGAAGATGAAAAAGCGCCTGCTGGGCGAGGCTTACTTTAACCATGCCGTGATGCACCTGGAGCTGGCCTATCGCTACGGAGATCATCGGGCGGGAATCCCGATACAGAACCGTGAGAACCCGGAGGACATCTATATCCCAAGGGCAAAAAGTGTGGCGGATAACTACGCCTACATTGTGGCTGATCTGCAGAAGGCGGCAGAGCTGCTCCCTTTCTTTTCCGAACTGAACAAGTCGGACTATGGCAGGGCACACAATACCGCTGCCTGGGCTTATCTGGCCAGAACATACCTGTACGCCAAAGACTGGGAGAACACGGTGAAGTATGCCGACCTGGTGATCAACAGTGGTCAGCACAGGCTTTTGGAGAACTATGCCGATGTGTTCACAATTGCCTCTAACTGGTCGCCGGAGTACATCTGGTCGGTGACGAACAGTGCGCAGTTTCCTAACAGCGTGGGGTCTATTTTCCCGGGTATAATGCTGGAGGACAAAGGGTGGGGCCTCTATAACGGATGGGGGCAGATCTACCCGACCAAAGAGCTGGTGGATTCGTTTGAACCGAACGATGAAAGAAAAGCGGTTACTATCCTTGAAACGGGCGATAAGTTCATGTTCTTCGGAGAGGAAAGAACCTACAATGTCGGTGCGTTTAAGGTAAGTGCCAGTAACCGTTCCGGTTACCAGTTCAACAAGTACATGGAGCCTTATAGCTATCCTAATCCAACCGGCACCTACATCAACGCCAATGGTAACCGCCCGACAACGGCCATGAACGTTCCGCTGTTGCGCTATGCAGATGTGATCCTGATGAAGGCAGAGGCCTTGCTGATGCTGGGCCGAAACGCAGATACGGAGATCAACCAGATCAGGGAACGCGCCGGGCTGGAGCCTATTGCTGGGGCTACGATGGAAGACCTGAAGCGAGAGCGAAGAAGTGAGTTTGCAGGCGAGTGGACAGACCGTCACTGGGATCTGGTACGTTGGGGCGATGCACAGAAAGTATATGCGCAGCCACTGCACCACGCCGACGGCCATGTAATTTACGAGGGCAGGTCATTCAACCCATCGGTGCACCACGTCTGGCCAATTCCGCCAGATGAGATCCGTGCAAGCAAGGGAACGCTGACTCAAAATGAAGGCTGGTAA